The following are encoded in a window of Panicum virgatum strain AP13 chromosome 5N, P.virgatum_v5, whole genome shotgun sequence genomic DNA:
- the LOC120675458 gene encoding MRN complex-interacting protein-like, whose translation MATKLFLALQCVQCDTMQVKQEKKSSNKWVCVVCNQRQSVLRVHARGYRAADLRRFVQDANLARGRREFAPLAEPDAGWDPAAVEEQGDEFPTEKKRTDWSEYLDDPGEHRDGCGADASDGESGEEINVITELPQERIKVRPRKAQSGVLGKRPKPSTHPALSKRQQIEQGSSLYRATTTAEAQRSKWSKYLAADFFEERTGFQSSGLHPTEFDECATTDATSDVVVDDEVHPDFI comes from the exons GTGAAGCAGGAGAAGAAGAGCAGCAACAAGTGGGTGTGCGTGGTGTGCAACCAGCGCCAGTCCGTGCTCCGCGTCCACGCCAGGGGTTACCgcgccgccgacctccgccgCTTCGTCCAGGACGCCAAcctcgcccgcggccgccgtgaGTTCGCGCCTTTGGCGGAGCCCGATGCCGGCTGGGACCCGGCGGCGGTCGAGGAGCAGGGAGATGAGTTCCCCACGGAGAAGAAGCGGACGGACTGGTCCGAGTACCTGGACGATCCGGGGGAGCACCGTGATGGCTGTGGCGCGGACGCTTCAGATGGAG AATCAGGTGAAGAAATTAATGTGATAACTGAACTGCCTCAAGAAAGGATTAAAGTTAGGCCTCGCAAAGCCCAATCAGGTGTACTAGGAAAGAGGCCCAAGCCGTCAACACACCCTGCTTTATCCAAGCGGCAGCAGATCGAGCAAGGATCAAGTCTCTACCGTGCAACTACTACTGCTGAAG CACAAAGATCGAAATGGAGCAAGTATTTGGCTGCGGACTTCTTTGAAGAGAGGACAGGGTTTCAGAGCTCCGGGCTGCATCCGACTGAGTTTGATGAATGTGCCACTACTGATGCTACTAGTGACGTAGTGGTGGATGATGAGGTGCACCCTGATTTCATCTGA